One genomic window of Polyangiaceae bacterium includes the following:
- a CDS encoding DUF4114 domain-containing protein — translation MALSSSARLLASTFTLGALLCASSAFALQQPDGTVVPAGNNLVTFLNAEGETINPLTDAAITPQTFTPQCSLTFTVIGRGAGQLNSFGWYNVTGTKPSPQELYEFITCNDGVGTVKTLDVRADSRYLGGEIGFFQATTQGKPGNCANWADVSGTIGYFYYSEDRYNQDNVPGNPNNWIHLLIMNTTRADLQPAFYFGWEDLFSGGDNDFEDLLMRVEGIRCSGGGQPCETGGIGKCAFGTTQCVGGSVQCLQNEQPTPEKCNAIDDDCNGETDEGDLCDPGLVCDRGVCRPSCSGGEFKCPVGYQCENDLCVDTACVGKTCDAGKVCVQGECKAPCDGVTCPHGKTCRQGACVDPCDGVTCESDYYCDPSVGVCVLGCGCTGCGAGQACSQVTSACVQSACETVTCDAGTHCVDGNCLDDCDGAQCPAGQKCEAGSCIPDENASGGTGGSSSTGGSGPIGIGGTSFGGSGNVGGTGATAGTSSSSGGALVGRGDTTESDSGCGCRAAGSGGTRGAWLAALGLLLLPLRRRRFRTEKRSRRV, via the coding sequence ATGGCACTCTCCTCCTCGGCCCGCTTGCTCGCATCGACCTTCACGTTGGGAGCGCTGCTGTGCGCTTCAAGCGCATTTGCTCTGCAGCAGCCGGATGGCACGGTGGTTCCGGCCGGAAACAACTTGGTCACCTTCCTCAACGCTGAGGGGGAAACGATCAACCCGCTGACTGATGCAGCGATCACCCCGCAGACGTTCACTCCCCAGTGCTCGCTGACGTTCACCGTGATCGGGCGTGGCGCGGGTCAGCTCAACTCCTTCGGTTGGTACAACGTGACGGGTACCAAGCCGTCACCTCAAGAGCTGTACGAGTTCATCACCTGCAACGACGGCGTCGGCACGGTGAAGACGCTCGATGTGCGAGCTGACAGTCGCTACCTCGGCGGTGAAATCGGCTTCTTTCAGGCGACGACTCAGGGCAAGCCTGGCAACTGCGCCAACTGGGCCGACGTCTCGGGGACGATTGGCTACTTCTACTATTCCGAAGATCGCTACAACCAGGACAACGTCCCGGGGAACCCAAACAACTGGATCCACCTGTTGATCATGAACACCACCCGGGCGGACCTACAGCCCGCCTTCTACTTCGGCTGGGAGGACCTGTTCTCCGGGGGAGACAACGACTTCGAAGATCTGCTGATGCGCGTGGAGGGGATCCGCTGCTCTGGAGGTGGACAGCCCTGCGAGACCGGTGGCATTGGCAAGTGCGCCTTCGGCACCACCCAGTGTGTTGGCGGGAGCGTGCAGTGCTTGCAGAACGAGCAGCCCACTCCAGAGAAGTGCAACGCGATCGACGACGACTGCAATGGTGAGACGGATGAAGGCGACTTGTGCGACCCAGGGCTGGTTTGCGATCGCGGTGTGTGCCGCCCGTCGTGCAGCGGTGGTGAGTTCAAGTGCCCCGTGGGCTACCAGTGTGAGAACGACCTCTGCGTGGACACCGCTTGCGTTGGCAAGACCTGCGATGCGGGCAAGGTCTGCGTGCAGGGCGAATGCAAGGCGCCGTGCGATGGGGTTACATGTCCGCACGGAAAGACTTGCAGGCAGGGCGCGTGCGTCGACCCCTGCGACGGCGTGACGTGTGAGAGCGATTACTACTGTGATCCTAGCGTTGGTGTATGCGTGCTCGGCTGCGGTTGCACGGGGTGCGGAGCAGGCCAAGCCTGCAGTCAGGTGACGTCTGCTTGTGTCCAGAGCGCCTGCGAGACCGTGACCTGCGATGCTGGCACCCACTGTGTCGACGGAAACTGCTTGGACGACTGTGATGGAGCACAGTGCCCCGCGGGTCAGAAGTGCGAGGCTGGGAGCTGCATTCCCGATGAGAATGCCAGCGGCGGGACCGGGGGTAGTTCGAGCACCGGAGGCAGCGGTCCAATTGGCATCGGTGGCACGTCGTTCGGAGGATCCGGCAACGTCGGTGGAACGGGGGCGACGGCTGGCACGAGCAGCAGCAGCGGTGGCGCCCTAGTCGGTCGCGGCGACACGACGGAGAGCGACTCGGGCTGCGGGTGTCGAGCTGCCGGCTCGGGAGGAACCCGGGGCGCCTGGCTCGCCGCGCTTGGCCTCCTACTACTGCCCTTGCGCCGCCGCCGCTTTCGCACGGAAAAGCGCTCGCGTCGGGTGTAG
- the ribB gene encoding 3,4-dihydroxy-2-butanone-4-phosphate synthase codes for MALSSVEAGIEAIARGEMIILVDDEDRENEGDLVIAAEKCTPEVINFMAKHGRGLICLSLTDDQLKKLELPMMVENNSSPFETAFTVSIEARTGVTTGISAQDRARTIQVAIADHASPEDIVVPGHVFPLRARPGGVLVRTGQTEGSVDFSRLAGLRPSAVICEILNDDGTMARLPDLERFAAEHNLLVCSIADLIDYRFKRDKLVELLTETPFPCAYGDDFRLRVYRGVVDGAEHLVLINGDPARATEPVPVRVQHECLIGDVFRGRDCDCGWQLHGSLEAIAKAGVGVVVYLGGSEMGRFDAVRRYALKEKDPRPRQRSTSEVKPEFRDLGIGCQILADCGVSKLKVLSNSIQKLVGLDAYGLELSGIQDIVRPDWASKG; via the coding sequence ATGGCCCTTTCAAGCGTAGAAGCCGGCATCGAAGCCATCGCCCGTGGCGAAATGATCATCCTGGTCGACGACGAAGATCGGGAGAACGAAGGCGATCTGGTGATTGCCGCGGAGAAGTGCACACCTGAGGTGATCAACTTCATGGCCAAGCACGGTCGCGGCCTGATCTGCCTCTCGTTGACGGACGATCAGCTCAAGAAGCTGGAGCTGCCGATGATGGTGGAGAACAACTCGTCTCCGTTCGAGACGGCGTTCACCGTCAGCATCGAAGCTAGAACCGGTGTTACCACGGGGATTTCCGCTCAAGACCGCGCTCGCACGATTCAGGTCGCGATCGCCGACCACGCCTCGCCCGAGGACATCGTGGTTCCCGGTCACGTCTTCCCGCTACGCGCGCGGCCCGGTGGTGTGTTGGTGCGAACTGGCCAGACCGAGGGCTCCGTGGACTTCTCCCGCCTTGCCGGCCTGCGTCCCTCCGCAGTCATCTGCGAGATCTTGAACGATGACGGGACGATGGCCCGGCTGCCTGATCTCGAGCGCTTTGCCGCGGAGCACAACCTCTTGGTGTGCAGCATCGCCGACCTCATTGACTATCGCTTCAAGCGCGACAAGTTGGTTGAACTCCTCACGGAAACGCCCTTTCCGTGTGCCTACGGTGACGATTTCCGCCTGAGGGTCTATCGTGGTGTCGTCGACGGCGCGGAGCACTTGGTGTTGATCAACGGTGACCCCGCAAGGGCGACGGAGCCAGTGCCCGTACGCGTGCAGCATGAGTGCTTGATCGGTGATGTCTTCCGTGGTCGCGACTGCGACTGCGGCTGGCAACTGCACGGCTCCCTCGAGGCGATCGCCAAGGCCGGAGTTGGCGTCGTGGTGTATCTGGGCGGGTCGGAGATGGGGCGCTTCGACGCTGTGCGGCGCTACGCACTGAAGGAAAAGGACCCTCGTCCCCGTCAACGCAGCACCAGCGAAGTGAAGCCGGAGTTTCGGGATCTCGGTATCGGCTGTCAGATCCTCGCAGATTGCGGTGTGAGCAAGCTGAAGGTCTTGTCCAACTCGATCCAGAAGTTGGTGGGCCTTGATGCCTATGGCCTCGAGCTGTCGGGGATTCAGGACATCGTGCGCCCTGACTGGGCGTCGAAGGGCTGA
- a CDS encoding glycosyltransferase family 2 protein yields the protein MNEAKRLPTLLAHLSRLNGLYEVVVSDGASEDGTLDVAMGSEFDGRLTLVEGPRGRARQLNAGAAQSGGELLLFLHADTLPPLDTAYWVQRLLRQPGVVAGAFRTWHVHDATLERLARSHLGRTDTPEPGGPWWLHLADIRSRYTTLPYGDQGLFITRERFERAGGFPEQLLMEDLEFSLRLRNLGQIRTAPSCIVVSGRRFEAHPLLDTCLVNTFPALYRLGVPASRLANWYRNTR from the coding sequence TTGAACGAGGCCAAGCGACTACCCACATTGCTCGCTCACCTCTCCCGGCTGAACGGGCTGTATGAGGTCGTCGTGAGTGATGGGGCGAGCGAAGACGGGACGCTGGATGTCGCGATGGGCTCCGAGTTTGACGGGCGCCTCACCTTGGTGGAGGGACCGCGTGGGCGCGCTCGACAGCTCAACGCAGGTGCGGCTCAGAGCGGGGGCGAGCTCCTGCTGTTTCTCCATGCGGATACACTGCCTCCCCTCGATACTGCCTATTGGGTGCAGCGCCTGCTTCGGCAGCCCGGGGTGGTGGCTGGAGCGTTCCGCACCTGGCACGTACACGACGCGACGCTGGAGCGCCTCGCGCGTAGCCACCTAGGGCGCACGGACACTCCAGAACCAGGCGGCCCTTGGTGGCTCCACCTCGCAGACATTCGTTCGCGATACACCACCCTGCCCTACGGCGATCAAGGCCTGTTCATCACTCGCGAGCGGTTCGAGCGAGCTGGTGGCTTCCCTGAACAACTTCTAATGGAAGACCTCGAGTTCTCGCTGCGTCTACGCAACCTAGGCCAAATCCGCACGGCACCGAGCTGCATCGTCGTCAGCGGTCGCAGGTTCGAAGCCCACCCACTGCTCGACACCTGCCTGGTCAACACGTTCCCGGCGCTCTACCGGCTCGGCGTACCGGCCAGCCGCCTCGCGAACTGGTATCGCAACACTCGCTGA
- a CDS encoding TIGR04282 family arsenosugar biosynthesis glycosyltransferase: MYFPHGHIIVFAKEPLPGRVKTRLCPPLDATEAAELAHAGLLDTLQLASRAAPTTLVWDGRVEAVPPLDPSPDVLPQSTGDLGMRMSAGFSARFASGAAWVVALGTDSPGLPESALLEACAALQGASTPEAVFGPTSDGGYYLLGLSTWQSELLGALPWSQPTTYQATRSRLASWGYACRDVATYFDVDVAADLRRLELAWRSGKLEAPATAAWLERWFSAHAAKPRA; this comes from the coding sequence ATGTATTTTCCACACGGACATATCATCGTCTTTGCAAAGGAGCCGCTGCCCGGCCGGGTCAAGACACGACTCTGCCCGCCCCTCGACGCCACTGAAGCAGCCGAGCTCGCCCATGCCGGCCTGCTCGACACGCTTCAGCTCGCCTCGCGCGCGGCCCCGACGACGCTGGTATGGGACGGCCGCGTGGAAGCCGTGCCACCCCTCGATCCCTCACCAGACGTCCTCCCCCAGAGCACGGGCGATTTGGGGATGCGCATGAGCGCAGGGTTCAGCGCCCGCTTTGCGAGCGGGGCCGCTTGGGTAGTCGCGCTGGGAACCGACTCACCCGGACTGCCGGAGTCCGCGTTGCTCGAGGCGTGTGCTGCGCTCCAAGGCGCATCGACTCCAGAGGCCGTGTTCGGCCCGACGAGTGACGGCGGCTACTACCTGCTTGGCCTTTCCACGTGGCAATCAGAGCTGCTAGGCGCGCTGCCGTGGAGTCAGCCAACGACATATCAAGCGACACGGTCCCGCCTCGCGTCGTGGGGCTACGCGTGTCGCGACGTAGCGACCTACTTCGACGTGGATGTCGCGGCGGATCTGCGGCGCTTAGAACTCGCGTGGCGATCGGGCAAACTGGAGGCCCCCGCAACTGCCGCCTGGCTCGAGCGCTGGTTCAGCGCGCACGCCGCGAAGCCGCGGGCCTGA
- a CDS encoding TVP38/TMEM64 family protein, with product MVSGLAYSQSLGAVGALFFILGYAVASILLLPGSLLTLAAGFSWGPGWGTLVAWTAANLASNASFLVGRFLARGWVVERTKQMPRFAAIDGAIAGSGLRLVLLLRLSPLVPFNLLNYALSVTKVRFRDYAVGGAVGMLPGTLLYVYLGCSLESLGQLLTGQPPATSPAKTWLFWLGLLATALSVGLVTRAASRELKHEFQHSEGPGD from the coding sequence TTGGTTAGCGGGCTAGCGTACTCGCAAAGCCTGGGTGCAGTCGGAGCGCTGTTCTTCATCCTGGGCTATGCGGTTGCGAGCATTTTGCTGTTACCTGGCAGCCTGTTGACTTTGGCCGCTGGCTTCAGCTGGGGTCCGGGTTGGGGAACGCTGGTCGCGTGGACCGCGGCCAACCTCGCCAGCAACGCGAGCTTCCTCGTCGGGCGTTTCTTGGCGCGTGGCTGGGTCGTTGAGCGCACCAAGCAGATGCCACGCTTTGCGGCGATAGACGGGGCGATCGCAGGCTCCGGGCTGCGCCTGGTGCTGTTGCTCCGCCTCTCGCCGCTCGTCCCTTTCAACCTGCTGAACTACGCGTTGAGCGTCACGAAAGTGCGGTTTCGCGACTACGCAGTGGGAGGTGCCGTCGGCATGCTGCCGGGAACGCTGCTCTACGTGTATCTCGGCTGTAGCTTGGAGAGCTTAGGTCAGCTCTTGACGGGCCAACCGCCGGCGACGAGTCCTGCTAAAACCTGGCTGTTTTGGCTCGGTCTCCTGGCAACGGCGCTCTCGGTTGGGCTCGTCACTAGAGCCGCGAGCCGCGAGCTGAAACATGAGTTCCAACACAGCGAGGGTCCCGGCGACTGA
- a CDS encoding response regulator, which yields MAPLAFTAPLVLACALLLTTALMTLARGRLWADLGVRGRLVTALLLLAGALWSGAYLVELQATTLPIMLVAKRVRYVGMLAFPGFWLALTLWRAGPDTWVRQRGLAYFLVPTLVFEVLLWLKPGLFWTTEQLLDVGPFQQVGHEPGPALIAFIAYCYALTALNLSIFFRAGGAEQPGVGALTAAGVAPLVGNTLEALDLAPIPNLNLEPYGLLITALVAARTNGFLQFEQLRDVARSLALQHMADAVILISGPGRILDANHAARELLGTAALQSEEALRSVSQEFVDALNGDQDNFELSLHGSIFEVRVQRLDRSAGMPGARLIVLRDVTTKRKLDHQLAEAERLASVGILTAGVAHEINNPLTYVYANLSSLKEGGVAQPEASQLLEEALDGAERIRRIVRDLRTFSAQEEEHIEAVEVIPALEAAIKLSWHEIRHRAQLERDFTKVPAVRGNARRLTQVFVNLLVNAAQAIDDGHASSNEIRIRVRREGRQVTVEISDTGVGIPEAMAAQVFEPFFTTKRGREGTGLGLHVCKGIVQAFGGEIELVRKEHGTLARVLLRAEGTSSARVRISHAPPQATGALRILLVDDDPLVGRAVARMLREHDVVVANSGKQALELAETAPFDVLLCDVMMPEMTGPDLRTALAGRESPLADRTVFMTGGTFTDHSREALEASGAPVLDKPLSPERLRQVVARVAKLIPPAPVVATPTHAG from the coding sequence ATGGCCCCGTTGGCTTTCACTGCTCCGCTGGTGCTTGCTTGCGCACTGCTGCTCACCACCGCCCTGATGACGCTCGCGCGCGGGAGGCTTTGGGCAGACTTGGGCGTGCGCGGCCGGCTCGTCACCGCACTTCTGCTCTTGGCGGGCGCCCTCTGGAGCGGCGCCTATCTGGTGGAGCTTCAGGCGACGACATTGCCGATCATGCTCGTGGCGAAGCGGGTGCGTTACGTCGGGATGCTTGCTTTCCCCGGTTTTTGGTTGGCGCTCACCCTCTGGCGCGCGGGACCGGATACGTGGGTCCGCCAGCGTGGTCTCGCCTACTTCCTGGTGCCAACCCTGGTTTTCGAGGTTCTGCTGTGGCTCAAGCCCGGGCTCTTTTGGACAACTGAGCAGTTGTTGGACGTTGGGCCGTTTCAGCAAGTTGGGCACGAGCCTGGCCCTGCGCTGATCGCCTTCATCGCCTATTGCTACGCGTTGACGGCACTGAACCTCTCCATCTTTTTCCGCGCGGGAGGCGCAGAGCAGCCCGGAGTCGGTGCGCTCACCGCCGCTGGTGTGGCTCCGCTAGTAGGCAACACCCTGGAGGCCCTGGACCTGGCGCCAATTCCCAACCTGAATCTCGAACCGTACGGATTGCTCATCACGGCGCTGGTTGCTGCGCGCACCAATGGTTTCCTACAGTTCGAGCAGCTACGCGATGTCGCGCGTAGCTTGGCGCTCCAGCACATGGCGGACGCCGTCATCTTGATCAGCGGTCCGGGTCGTATTCTGGACGCCAACCACGCCGCTCGGGAGCTCCTGGGGACGGCGGCGCTGCAGAGTGAAGAAGCGCTCCGAAGCGTTTCTCAAGAGTTCGTCGACGCGCTGAACGGAGACCAGGACAACTTCGAGCTGTCGCTCCACGGAAGCATCTTTGAGGTCCGGGTGCAGCGCTTGGACCGCAGCGCCGGGATGCCCGGAGCCCGGCTGATCGTTCTGAGGGACGTAACGACCAAGCGCAAGCTCGATCACCAACTCGCGGAAGCGGAGCGGCTTGCTTCCGTAGGGATTCTTACTGCAGGCGTCGCGCATGAGATCAACAACCCGTTGACCTACGTATACGCCAACCTGAGCAGTTTGAAGGAGGGTGGCGTCGCTCAACCCGAGGCCTCGCAGCTCTTGGAAGAGGCCCTTGACGGAGCTGAACGCATCCGGCGCATCGTGCGGGATCTGCGAACCTTTTCAGCCCAAGAAGAGGAGCACATCGAGGCGGTTGAAGTCATTCCGGCTTTGGAGGCCGCGATCAAGCTCTCCTGGCACGAGATCCGTCATCGAGCGCAGCTCGAGCGAGACTTCACCAAGGTGCCCGCGGTCCGCGGCAACGCGAGGCGTTTGACCCAGGTCTTCGTCAATTTGTTGGTGAACGCGGCCCAAGCCATTGACGACGGGCACGCGTCATCCAACGAAATTCGCATCCGGGTGCGCCGTGAGGGGCGCCAAGTCACGGTGGAAATCAGTGACACCGGGGTTGGGATCCCTGAGGCAATGGCAGCGCAAGTGTTCGAACCGTTCTTCACGACCAAACGTGGTCGCGAGGGCACTGGGCTCGGCCTCCACGTGTGCAAGGGGATCGTTCAGGCGTTCGGCGGTGAAATCGAGTTGGTGAGGAAGGAACACGGAACCTTGGCGCGGGTTCTCCTACGCGCCGAAGGCACCTCCAGCGCGCGAGTCCGGATCTCGCACGCGCCGCCGCAAGCGACGGGCGCGCTCAGGATCCTACTCGTGGACGACGATCCACTGGTTGGTCGCGCGGTCGCTCGAATGCTCCGAGAGCACGACGTCGTGGTAGCCAACAGCGGCAAGCAAGCGCTAGAGCTGGCAGAAACCGCCCCTTTCGACGTGTTGCTGTGTGATGTCATGATGCCGGAGATGACGGGCCCAGATTTGCGCACAGCCCTCGCCGGGCGCGAGAGCCCGTTGGCGGATCGAACGGTCTTCATGACGGGGGGCACATTCACCGACCATAGTCGCGAGGCCCTCGAGGCAAGCGGAGCGCCGGTGCTCGACAAGCCACTCAGCCCCGAACGGCTACGCCAAGTGGTCGCTCGGGTGGCTAAGCTCATTCCGCCGGCGCCCGTGGTGGCAACGCCCACTCATGCAGGCTGA
- a CDS encoding RNA polymerase sigma factor, with protein MSPPNPQPGFGSDPRECGERAIWSDLVDAARAGDSAALAELLELVRHPVRRTALMVLGRNHADAEDATQQALIAFVGALPRFRGECHPAGYASRIALRLALASRRKSQRDARNGQNLMGDELQELSPSPSELSAATRRRELLRQLLDELPDYLADTLALRTLLGYSLQEVASITDAPVNTVRSRMRLAKEALRRRIEEDPLLRSELGVGDD; from the coding sequence TTGTCTCCCCCCAATCCCCAACCCGGCTTCGGCTCGGATCCACGCGAGTGTGGTGAACGAGCCATCTGGTCCGATCTTGTCGATGCCGCGCGCGCGGGGGACTCCGCGGCGCTCGCGGAACTACTCGAGCTCGTCCGCCACCCAGTGCGTCGGACTGCGCTGATGGTGCTCGGGCGCAATCACGCGGATGCGGAAGATGCCACCCAGCAGGCGCTGATTGCCTTCGTTGGGGCACTCCCGCGGTTTCGGGGCGAGTGCCATCCTGCAGGTTACGCCAGCCGCATCGCCTTGCGCTTGGCGCTGGCCAGTCGGCGCAAATCCCAGCGGGATGCCCGCAATGGGCAGAACCTGATGGGGGACGAGCTTCAAGAGCTCAGTCCGAGCCCCAGTGAACTCTCGGCAGCAACCCGCCGGAGGGAGCTCTTGCGCCAGTTGCTCGACGAACTGCCGGATTACCTCGCGGACACGCTCGCGCTGCGTACGCTGCTGGGCTACAGCCTGCAGGAGGTAGCAAGCATCACCGACGCACCAGTAAACACGGTGCGGAGCCGCATGCGACTCGCCAAAGAGGCACTGCGGCGGAGGATCGAAGAGGATCCGCTGCTTCGTTCAGAACTGGGGGTGGGGGATGATTGA
- a CDS encoding tetratricopeptide repeat protein — protein MIDIHPEDLLDREREGSLTADERLYLSTHLKQCAACRIERQLAFECAAERELLDEQLLPRGRFGPGLETEHGVNPQVEPSPSGVAERRASSHPPRSVARLRRGFPKAAVVVAGLFLAGGAAALGGGLPWTRSSPAATTPPVASVTPAASAAPSKLVKRRWRSAEGPAPAPSEAVVEVEPPSSSAPAPPTSVQQTPLATASQLFAQASAARRDGDYQRALTLYERLIERYPNSAEARTARAVRARLLLDLGHTTLAEKSFREASKGEGPLSEAALVGEAQALRRAGKSAAERAVWRELLRRFPGSPKTALAKARLSELGD, from the coding sequence ATGATTGATATTCACCCTGAGGATCTGCTCGATAGAGAGCGCGAGGGCTCGCTCACGGCTGACGAACGGCTCTACCTCAGCACTCACCTGAAGCAGTGCGCTGCTTGCCGTATCGAGCGCCAGCTGGCGTTCGAGTGCGCCGCAGAGCGAGAGTTGCTGGATGAACAACTATTGCCACGCGGAAGATTTGGGCCAGGCCTCGAGACGGAGCACGGCGTCAACCCACAGGTGGAGCCATCGCCGTCTGGAGTAGCCGAACGGCGCGCTTCTTCCCATCCACCACGCTCTGTGGCACGCCTCAGGCGCGGTTTCCCCAAGGCTGCCGTGGTGGTGGCGGGCTTGTTCTTGGCGGGAGGCGCGGCAGCGCTGGGAGGTGGGCTCCCATGGACTCGTTCATCCCCCGCCGCGACCACGCCTCCAGTTGCCAGCGTCACGCCGGCCGCAAGCGCGGCGCCAAGTAAGCTGGTGAAGAGGCGTTGGCGCTCAGCGGAGGGGCCCGCGCCGGCTCCGAGTGAAGCGGTTGTTGAAGTCGAGCCACCGAGTTCGTCCGCGCCCGCGCCACCGACGAGTGTCCAGCAAACGCCCTTGGCGACGGCTAGCCAGCTGTTTGCACAAGCGTCAGCCGCGCGCCGCGACGGAGATTACCAACGGGCACTGACGCTGTACGAAAGGCTGATTGAGCGGTATCCGAACAGCGCCGAGGCGCGCACCGCGCGGGCCGTTCGAGCGCGCCTCTTGTTGGACCTCGGACACACCACGCTCGCTGAGAAGAGTTTCCGTGAGGCATCGAAAGGAGAGGGGCCGCTCAGTGAAGCGGCGCTGGTCGGTGAGGCTCAGGCTCTTCGACGGGCAGGCAAGTCGGCAGCAGAGCGCGCCGTCTGGCGGGAACTGCTGAGACGCTTTCCCGGATCGCCGAAGACGGCGCTGGCCAAGGCTCGCCTCTCGGAGCTAGGGGATTGA
- a CDS encoding TetR/AcrR family transcriptional regulator: MKKGDATRAQIVAAAAELLDSQGYHGTGINAVLVKAGAPRGSLYFHFPGGKDEIATAAISQTAELIEHALVAAFARYKRSEHAVREVFQLFEARLVESNYACGCPISTVSLELSGSDSPVLAACARAYESWTREIAKALEPSLGRSAMDRASLILSLVEGALLLSRATRSLKPLQTAERHCLELVKAD; this comes from the coding sequence GTGAAGAAGGGTGACGCCACACGGGCCCAAATCGTCGCGGCGGCCGCGGAGCTCTTGGACTCTCAGGGGTACCACGGCACGGGGATCAACGCGGTCTTGGTCAAGGCCGGTGCGCCTCGCGGCTCCCTCTACTTTCATTTTCCAGGCGGTAAAGATGAGATCGCTACGGCTGCTATTTCTCAGACGGCAGAACTCATCGAGCACGCGCTGGTCGCCGCTTTCGCCCGGTACAAGCGCTCAGAGCACGCGGTGCGTGAGGTGTTCCAGCTGTTCGAAGCGCGACTGGTGGAGAGCAACTACGCCTGTGGATGCCCGATTTCCACGGTCAGCCTCGAGCTCTCGGGTTCGGACTCGCCGGTGCTCGCTGCATGCGCGAGGGCCTATGAGAGCTGGACGCGGGAGATCGCCAAAGCCTTGGAGCCGAGTCTCGGCCGCAGCGCGATGGACCGGGCGAGCCTCATCTTGTCGCTGGTGGAAGGTGCCTTGCTGCTATCCCGGGCAACTCGCAGCCTGAAGCCATTGCAGACGGCGGAGCGGCACTGTCTCGAGTTGGTGAAGGCTGACTGA